The genomic window GAGATAAATAGGAATTTATCTTTAAAGACCAAGACTTGGAAACTCAGGGATTTATAAAATATTAACTTTATCCTTCATGTTCTTTCGGAGGGTTTTCTCTCGTGGGTTTAATAGTTTCTTCTATTAGCATATGTTTTTCTGTTTCCAATAAGGTTCTGATTATTGGTTTCAAAATTAGGGATAAGATTTCTTCTGAGCTCAGATTAAACCTCTCTCTAAAAAGAGGTTCTCCTTCTATCATAGTTCTCATAAGTGCTGCTTTATGTGTGTATGTTAAGGCTTCCTTTTTTAGTTTGATATAATCTTCCCACAATAAGAACGCGATTAAACCAATTATGAATAAAATAGGAAGTTTGAGCAAGAAAAGGTGTATTATGGCAGACAAACCCTTTTCGCTATTTATATATGATGGGGGGCAATATGAAAGGAAGAAGAAGCCAATCACTCCAAAAATTACGAGTGCTGATAACCATTTAAGCCTTTTGGAAGCGGCATCATCTAATTTTTTTGCTTCGGTGAGTAAATGTTCTGCTTGTTTCCAAGACCAAGTTTTATCGTGAAGTGTTTTAGTATTCTCAAGAAGATGTTTAATCCTGTTAAATTCTTCTTCAGCCTTTTCACGGAAATTTTTTATCTCAGAAATATATTTAGGACTCTCATCTATATCTCTGTAAATTTGCGATAAAAGGGGATAATGAGCTATGGGAAGGTTTAAATAAGTGTTAATGTTATTCAAGTGTGAAATAAATGTCTGAAAATTATTAACGTTGTTAGTACTTTTGTATGAGCTATAATTACTTATAGCTTGGGAAAGGTTATTATCCAAATGCATAAGATATGAAAGCGGTAATTGATCAAGCACTTCTCTAAGACTTTCTTCGCTCAAATTCAACCACAGCCTGACAGAGTCATCTATAATTTCCGAAAAAGGAACGGGAATATTATTAATAGTAATATTACCACTAGGAATTCCATCTTCAGATAATTCGGCTATTATCTCTTTGAGCTGATTTAGTCTTTGAATAATCTGACTTATTCGCTGCGTCCTCCATGCTGCCATTATGTCTTAAATATACTTCAAAATTTTACACAAATGCCCATTTTTATTTTACAAGCCTACCCCGATATCCCCTCCTTCTCAGCAAGCAGTTTCAAGGCTTCGTGGATGACGGTTGAGAACTTTCCTCTCTTCCTGCCCTTGGTCCACTTACGTCTTATCTCCTCTATCAGCTCGTCGTCCTCCGGCGGGAGGTGGATAGGTTTTCTGAAAAAAGTTCTCGCCCTATTCGTAATCCTTGTAGATGTGTCCATAATACTTTATTCTCTCGGCAGGGACGTCCTCCTCAACAATCTTAGGAAGCTCTCCTCTTTCCATATGAAGCTCTTCTTTTGCCTTTTCTAACTCTTCTTCGCTGTATGCGTAAACAAGGTCCGCAGAAAGCACGTGTTCCAAGCCCTGAAGAGCTTTCAATTTAAAAACCTCTTCTTCGGTAGTCTCAGCCTCAATGGTTACTATTATTCTTCCCTTATCATCATGGAAGTGAACATCGCACAGACCCGACTCCTCAAGGCTGTTTATAACCTCCTCAATCCGTTCTGGTAAAGTCCTAACTACTACTCCAGAAATATTCATATTACAACCTCCATAGATATATTTTCCCATCATCACAACCTGTGATCACAAGCCCATCAAGAAAAAGAATCTTGCTAACGGGGTACTCGTGCCCCCTGAGCATATCCACCTCTTTTCCCGTATCAAGCTCAACTATGCGTACATCGTTCTGCTCATTGTATAGGTAGGCTCCGAGTTTTCCCTCCCTATCCATAGCAACTGAAAACACAAGGAACTTGGCATCAAACCTCCTGAATTTACCAGTGTCCGTATAGTATAGAGCTACTCTCCTGTCTCTTCCTCCCACAAGCACTTTACTATCTTTGTAATCAAGTTCGTAGAGTTTATCTACGTTGACGCCTTTGAACTTCTTCAGTATCTTCCCGTCCCTAACGGACACCAGAGTCACAACGCCACCTTCATCGGAAACGGCAACCGTTTCTCTATCCTCCTTAACAGCTATATCAGAGAGAGATGAACGCCCGACCTGAATTTTGTAAATGAAATTTTTCTCCCCAGTATCAAAGAGAGCTATCTCGTCACCGAGGAATCCGAGAATAACCTTCTCCTCACCGTAAAACTTGCCCTGCTTTATTAAGAGATTGCTTCCCAGGTCTATCAACTTTTCAAGTCCCTTTGACTCGGAGTAAAGGTAAAGCTCAGAGAAACCTCCAGGCGCTTCACTCACTATGAGAAGCCTTTTTCCTGAAGGAGACAGGTCTATTGAATAAACCTTAGGGGGTATGGGATTCCCCATAAAGTCGTTTATGTCCGGGAGGTTTACACTTTTTATAAACTTACGAGTTTTTAGCTCAATAAACTTCACCTCTCCCTGCTCCGTAGATACGTAAAGGATTCCATCCCTATAGACCATATCTGTGACGGCATGCCCCACATCTATCTTTCCAAGAAGCTCGGCAGAGTTAACACTGAAAGCAATCATGAAAAGCAGCACAAGAACGTATTTAAGCCTCATAGCTCCTCACCCATATCGCCTCCGTTGGACAGACGGACAGACAGAACCCACAGGATGTGCATCGCTCAGGTAGGATAACAGGTCTGTAGAGCCCTTCAAACTTTATAGCGTTATCAAGGCAGGGCTCCTTGCAGGAGAAACATAAGACTCCTTTCCAGGCGCTGCACCTTTTCGGGTTTATCCGCACCTCAGCTCTTATCCTCTCAGGTTTTGAGCGTGATAGCACACCCTTTGGACATACCTCTGCACACCTGCCACAGTAGGTACAGCCACTCCTGGAAAAGGAGATGGAAGGGTAGCCCTCCTCATCCCTGAGGATCATACCGGTTTCACACTCCTTTATACAGGGGGCTTCGCACTCCTTGCAGGCTCTGTAATCGGTATTTTCATCCGTATAAGGCGGCCTTAAAACTCCGGTTCTCTTTGAGGAGGGCAAGAAAGCTGTTAAGAATTCCCTTCTGTTCAAGGTAGTCCCTCTTTCCAACGGTTAAATAGCGTTGACCTTTCCTTAGCCTGTGGGTCCCTGAATTCTGGTTTGAAAACGTTCTTTACCAAAGGTTTAGCGTTTGCCTGTGGTGCATGACACATAACACACTGATACCTTGCCGGGTCTATCTTGAGCTCATCTTTCTTCCCACCTTTTGTGAACAGGTCAAGCTTGTAATGGGTTGGGGACATGGGTGTAGCTCCCACGGACTTTGCAACGTCTGGCATGTGACATCCGAGGCAGGCGTTCTGCCCTGGTTTTATGGGGACTAAACCTTCCACAGAATGAGGTATTTGAGGTGGAGCATTCTCGTATGCTCTGGAAAACTTCTTTCCCGTTCCCGGTGGCTCAGTTGGATACTGGACTTCCGGGGGAGCAGCTTCCTCAGTATATAAGGGAGCATTCCTATACCCGAGCTCTTCCTCGGACAAAACCTCCTTAACAGCCTGAGCAACGCTCAGAAACACAAGGGAAGCACCTACCGATGCAAAGACAAGTCCTTTACTTAGTTTCATGGCTGACTTCCTCCTTTTTAAATCTCAAAGTAAAGTAGATTGCATCGTCATTGCACACTTCTACGCACCTTCCGCAGTTTATGCATTCTCCAGAGTTAACGATGGAGCTGTGCTTGCCCACCATATGAAGAACCTGGCTCTCAGGGCATATCTTCACGCATTCCATACACTCAGTACACCTGTCCTTGTTGTAATTAACCCTGATGAGGCTTGGTTTGGTAACGAGTGAATAAAATCCCCCGAGGGGACAAACATGTCCACACCACCCGTTCTTTATGACGAAGAGGTCAAAGAGGAATATGGCGAGAACCATCGTCCAGCCTAAGCCCATTCCAAATATGAGACCTCTATGGAGTATGGATATAGGGCTAACGTACTCAAAGGCAGGCATGGCGAGTATGAAGGAGAGAACGAGAGCCAGGGTGAGGGCGAGATATCTCGTTTTTCTTGTTATCCTGAGCTGCCACTCTTCCCTATGTATATTTGTCTTCACCCTTAACCAGTTGGCAAAATCTGTAACCACGTTCATGGGGCATACCCAGCTGCAGAAGGCACGTCCACCTACGAAAGCGTAAAAAGCCAGAATTATAAGCGCCCCCACAAGAGCATCTACCCCGACTATGGCTCCTGCAAAAAACATCTGCAGAACGGCAAAGGGGTCTGCCAACGGCACGAGGTCAAGAAACCTTGAGGAGCTCAGGTTCCCCTGAAGTATCTTCCAACCGTATATATTCCCTCCTATGTAAAGGACCATTATGGTGAGCTGAGAGATTCTCCTTAATATTAAGAATCTGTGCTTATATAGATAACGAAGCGGTCCTACCCTTTC from Hydrogenivirga caldilitoris includes these protein-coding regions:
- a CDS encoding chaperone NapD, giving the protein MNISGVVVRTLPERIEEVINSLEESGLCDVHFHDDKGRIIVTIEAETTEEEVFKLKALQGLEHVLSADLVYAYSEEELEKAKEELHMERGELPKIVEEDVPAERIKYYGHIYKDYE
- the napH gene encoding quinol dehydrogenase ferredoxin subunit NapH; this translates as MSEERVGPLRYLYKHRFLILRRISQLTIMVLYIGGNIYGWKILQGNLSSSRFLDLVPLADPFAVLQMFFAGAIVGVDALVGALIILAFYAFVGGRAFCSWVCPMNVVTDFANWLRVKTNIHREEWQLRITRKTRYLALTLALVLSFILAMPAFEYVSPISILHRGLIFGMGLGWTMVLAIFLFDLFVIKNGWCGHVCPLGGFYSLVTKPSLIRVNYNKDRCTECMECVKICPESQVLHMVGKHSSIVNSGECINCGRCVEVCNDDAIYFTLRFKKEEVSHETK
- a CDS encoding 4Fe-4S binding protein produces the protein MNRREFLTAFLPSSKRTGVLRPPYTDENTDYRACKECEAPCIKECETGMILRDEEGYPSISFSRSGCTYCGRCAEVCPKGVLSRSKPERIRAEVRINPKRCSAWKGVLCFSCKEPCLDNAIKFEGLYRPVILPERCTSCGFCLSVCPTEAIWVRSYEA
- a CDS encoding nitrate reductase cytochrome c-type subunit is translated as MKLSKGLVFASVGASLVFLSVAQAVKEVLSEEELGYRNAPLYTEEAAPPEVQYPTEPPGTGKKFSRAYENAPPQIPHSVEGLVPIKPGQNACLGCHMPDVAKSVGATPMSPTHYKLDLFTKGGKKDELKIDPARYQCVMCHAPQANAKPLVKNVFKPEFRDPQAKERSTLFNRWKEGLP
- a CDS encoding WD40 repeat domain-containing protein translates to MRLKYVLVLLFMIAFSVNSAELLGKIDVGHAVTDMVYRDGILYVSTEQGEVKFIELKTRKFIKSVNLPDINDFMGNPIPPKVYSIDLSPSGKRLLIVSEAPGGFSELYLYSESKGLEKLIDLGSNLLIKQGKFYGEEKVILGFLGDEIALFDTGEKNFIYKIQVGRSSLSDIAVKEDRETVAVSDEGGVVTLVSVRDGKILKKFKGVNVDKLYELDYKDSKVLVGGRDRRVALYYTDTGKFRRFDAKFLVFSVAMDREGKLGAYLYNEQNDVRIVELDTGKEVDMLRGHEYPVSKILFLDGLVITGCDDGKIYLWRL